Within the Malus sylvestris chromosome 4, drMalSylv7.2, whole genome shotgun sequence genome, the region CAATATCTAATGATTTGGCTTATTCTTGTTATCAGAATATTtgatcaataaataaaaaaagatggaAATTACATTTATTTGCCTTAGTCTCCAGCATTTAGATTCTGATCTTAAAATTGAACTCTTGTTGACATCGTGCAATGCTTaatcatttttatattttgtttattttggttaatttgtttGTGGATACAGGGATAATTTGCATAGAGAAgtaatgaagttgagaagcgaACAAATGGACCTGCAAGATGATTTGAGCACGGTCAAAACTCGGTGGCACAACGTAAGGGAAGAGAAAATCAAAGCAGCTAATTTATTGTCCGATGTCAAAAGGGCAGAAGAAGAGTTGGAGCGTTTGACCGAAGAAAAGAATCGAGTTGATCTTGATGAAAAGGTTATTTTCATTATCTATATATTATGGAAAAGCTACTGGGCTTCAAAGGTTTAACTAAGAAAGTATCTAATAATAATAGCAGCACATAAAAAGCCGAGCATATTCTGTCTGAGAAACACAATTGGTAACTTCAATAGTACATTTTTTCTTTATCGTCAATTGGCAAGGAACACGGCATGGTGATACATTCTAAAACTTTCATATTTTAGAGCTGTTAACTATTGGATAGTCTTCACTTTTGGGCTTAAGGTTGAAGAAGTTGCTTTATCAGTTAAGAAATATGTTTCAAACTTATCTTGGAATTGTTAAGTGCTAGAAATTTAGGCGGTAGGTGTGTTTAGAGTCAATTGATTCTCAGGGGAAGAAAAATCAGAGATTCCTTACACTTGGTAAAATTATGTTCTGTTTACTGGGGTCTTTTCTTGCCCTTCTTTCTTATCAATACAACTGATTTACatgataaaaataaacataaaaatcaAGATTGATCTATCACAGGAAATCAAGTATGTGCTGCCACTAATCAACCTTGTTTAAAGTGCTTTTGCTTTGTGTATGGGATGATATCTGTTCTTGATGTCTTATAAAGTGGGCATGAAAGGACTTTTAGTCGGGTCAAAGACAAGGATACACtagttcaaaaaaaaatcttgaTTCTTGCTGTGGTGTACTGGAATGAATCTGGAAAGAGTTTAACAGCAGGTGATCCATTTTATTGAAAGAAATATTTTCTAGGAGTTGTGAAGTACTTTTGACTATTTTCAGAAGAGGGCTAAagtttatttgaatttagacCACATGTTGAATAAGTAACAGTTGTGAAGTACTTTACCATGTTCGATTACCAACAGTTCCTAGCTCATCTGTTTTACATTTTATCAACTTATGTGTTCCTTGTGATCGGAgttttgattttctattttctaATGCATAATGACGTATTTTGAACTTTCAGCTTTTGGCAGAGTCTCTTCGCCCTTTATCGAAGGAGAAAGATAAATTACTTGGCTACCATAATGACTTAAAAGTTAAACTTAATCGCGAATATGATGAGCAAGCTGAACGAAAAAGAGAATACGAGCAGGAAGTTGAGGCATTAAATATGattaattcgaaaattaaaGAGTAAGTTTTGAGTGATTGTTTTTAAGGATCTTGTACCATTGATCTTTTCTATCAATTTTTTATTCTCCTACCAGGTATAATGATTCAAAGAAAGGTGAGAAGTTGCAGGAAATCCAAGAAAAGCAACATCTGCTTGAATCTCAACTTCAAAGTTGTAAAACTAGAAAGAAGGAAATCTTAGCTGAGTTGAACAAAAGCAAAGATTTAAGAGCGAATCAAGATCAGGTAAGACGAAATATTGAGGATAATTTGAGTTACAGGAAAACGAAAGCTGAAGTAGAGGAACTTACCTGTGAGCTTGAGTCACTGGAAGACAAAATGCTGAAGATTGGTCGGAAGCCCAAAGTTCAAGCTGAACTTGAAAAACTCTCTCATGAGAGGGAGGAGTTTCTGAAAAGGGTATCCATAGTTTCACACATATCTCTCTATATTTTGTTGCCACTTTAAGCATGGCTAGTAACCTTTAGGTGATATTCATCTCAATTACAGCCATATTTGTTAAAAACTTCTTGAGAAAGAATAGAACTGAATCTATAAGTAGGGATAGAAAGAACAGAAATTTTGAAAGCGCAGTAAACATAGTTGTATGGCTGTGGTATCTTTTTGCACTTTTCACATTTTGTTTAAATTCTTTTCATTTAAAATTCCCAAATAAAAGGTCTTTAAGATAAGAAAGATGGGAGCAAGTTTAAACATTAAAAGATCTCCACTCTAAATCTTTCACTTATCCAGAATTTTGTGCATATAAATGTGATTGTTGGTGACCATTCTAGTTTCTAATTCAACATTATACATAGAAGGTATGAAGTCCAAGAGCTGAAAATGACTTAAATGTGGTCTTTATTGCATGCTGGATatcatttaaaatataattatatagcATCTCTAGTAGAAACTTCTGTGTTGATTCTatttccatttttctttataTCGTAATTacgatttttttatttagagaACTTTCCTTTATGGCAGTTAAACCAGAATGATGGGATCATTTCTGCTCACCAGAGCGAAATTTCAAAGCATAAAATTGATCTCAAAAACCCAGATTACAAGGACATTGACAAGCGGTACTTTGATCAGCTAATCCAGCTAAAGGTATGGCATCTTCATAAATCGCGAAATGTTTCTCCTTATTACTCATATATTTCTATTGTTAGTCTAATTGTTTTGTGACAGACAACTGAGATGGCAAACAAGGACCTGGACAGATACTACAATGCGCTTGACAAGTGAGCTTCTGGAATCAGATATAATGAATCTTCATAATTTGATTATTTAACCACAAAATTCTTACTTAAATTGAGGATTAATTCTCCAAATTACTCTGCTGTGTCATAATTTTAACTCCAACCCAAAAAAAGATGGTAGTTGAATATCGACATACTTCTAGAATTAGTTTTTTTATGGTTTGTTTCGTGTCATGTTGTTCAGCACTCTCTTAGGCTGAATTTTCTTTGTACTATAGGGCATCATTCTTTCGCTGCATTCTCCATATTCATTTAACTCTTTGTTCTCCTTCCTTTTCCTCGAAACAAGTCAGTACTCCCAACACTATCAATGTCTTTGGTTGTTGTGGTGGCGatataggttgttaccttcatTGTTAGTTGTGCGATATCCTCTCCAGATCAAGAAATTGGTCACTGGAGAAATTATACTTATTTGGCACCATAGTACTGCCTGTCAAATGAACTGGTACTAAGCATCCACTGCTATCATATTATCATCAATTACTCCCACTAATCTCATCATgagttgttatttctttttcttgcacCTGTTCtgggttttttaatttattttcttgtttgatcATGGGACATTTTGGGTAGGGGGAATTTGGGATCAACTAGGCTATGCCCCACCATATATCTTGGTGCTAAAGGTGTAAAGCGAACTTGGGTCAACATGAGTATGGCTTATGCTGAACAGACGTAACACAACTTATGCCTTCACTTACTGTGCATTCATGGGTATAAGTGCCTATTTACAGTCAAATATCTACCCCATTAGGTATGACACGACACAATAAGGCATAGGTATGAAGCAGATTGTATCACAAAATCAGCCTATACCAGGCACGACATGGTGTTCAAATTTATGAGTAATAAATCGGTCTCACCGACTTATTATTGATATTGTTGTCTGTGTGTATGTGTGAATAAAGCTCAATTGGTGAATGCTCTCTGGCACACATGTTCGTTGTAATGTTGCATACGTCTTCGTTATAATGTGATCTCTgatctttcttttctctttcttcagAGCATTAATGCGCTTCCACAGCATGAAGATGgaggaaataaataaaattataagagAGTTGTGGCAGCAAACATACAGAGGACAAGATATAGACTACATCTGTATACACTCAGATTCTGATGGTGCTGGGACTCGTTCTTACAGTTACAAGGTattaccttttttcttttaaagttcTTGCAAATCCTTTACGCCTGTTCGCTATCCTTCTTGgatccaattttttatttttgaaactaatgAGTAATAAATAATTTAGCTACATtcttttgaaaactaaaaattggatccaagaaggaaaaagaaacagCCCCTTAAATTCTTGGCCTGTTCTTACATTGTTGCCACTGCATGATGTCAGGTTCTCATGCAGACTGGTGATACAGAGCTCGAAATGAGAGGAAGGTGTAGTGCTGGTCAGAAGGTAAATAATCTTTGAGCGCTTCACTTAACATACTACCATATTATGTGAAACGGAAAGCTGAAACCTGTGTTTTGGCTTCAGGTCCTTGCCTCCCTCATCATAAGATTGGCTTTGGCAGAAACTTTCTGCCTCAACTGCGGAATACTAGCCCTAGATGAACCAACTACAAACTTGGATGGCCCGAACGCTGATAGTCTTGCCGCTGCTCTCCATAGGTACGGGCAGACCACATTCTCTCTCAAATAGCAAATGGATTCTCAATTCACATTTGCCCATTTATCCTCTTTCTGCAGAATTATGGAGGACCGGAAGGGCCAGGAGAACTTTCAGCTGATAGTAATTACCCATGATGAGCGTTTCGCTCAACTAATTGGCCAGCGCCAGCATGCAGAAAAATATTATCGGGTGGCAAAGGATGATCAGTATGGCTAACATTTTAAACTTCTGCTTCGGATGTCTTTCCTTTTATATTTTTACGCATCTCTTATGCGGTGTCACTCTTAACTTCTCTAACTCCCTCTTCTTTCCAGCCAGCATAGCATAATCGAAGCCCAGGAGATCTTTGATTGAAGCTTCCTAAACGCGTAGTATATACTGTCCTCGAGTCTCCTCGAGTCTTATGCAGCTTGAAATGAAGCAGCACGTTGAAAACTCCGAACGAGAGATTCGCAAGCCCGAAAGTTACGAAACCTTATAAATTTGTAAAATTATGGAAATATGTAGTTAGGTAGAAAATTGAATAGACATCTGGGTTTAATTTAAGTACTTTGCCATCTCGACACAGTCGGGATTATTACTGTACTTGCAGTTCACCTCATATTTCAGTTGATGTCTTCTATCATTTCTTTATAAACCCATAAGAAAGCCTCTTTTGGTTATTTTCATAAATCCGTCAATATTTTCTGacccgtttgataaccattgcGGATAAATAAGTAGACATAGtggaggaaggaaagagggaaATTCTACCGAGCATTTTCTATTTTTCGGCTTTTTATTTTACTGAACattgttttcgattttttagtttttagtattTAATTTTCGTCCACATATTTCTTCTCCACTTTGGTCGGTTCGGGTGCAAAGGTTTGGGAGGTGACAATAACGTCACTTAAAAATGGACTAAAGATTTTCCGGAGAATCCGTGCATATTTTGTTTcaccttttttatttgttcaatTTAACGGTCAGAAAAACGTGTcaaaagagataaaaaaaaatgggtttGAGAAGAAAAAAGGCGTGTAAAAATCATTTGGGTTTTTGCCCATAAAGTATTATGCACCCTACAGCAGCATGCTAATAACGGCAGTCACCATTATATATGAAAACAAAGAACAATACATATGAGCATACATGAAGTTATGACGTCATATCTTTCACTTTCCAAACTCCGCAACCCCCATCACCATTGTTTATTTCTTGATGAACATATGAAAACACAAACCTAACGCATCTAGTTACTGAGAGGATTTCATCTCAAACTCTGTAACACGTGCCATCTCGACAACTTTAAGATCGATATCGAGGAAGAACAGAAAAATCAACAGCTAATCGATGACATGAAAACAAtacaaagcttttttttttcacctttcATTTTTCGGATCACCATGAAGCGAGGTGACTTGATTCGCAAGGCCCGGAaataatagagaaaataatagaaCAGCGGATACCTACGCTTAATCCTTGTACTTCATGTCGGCCAAGGAGAAACCGGGCATGTCAAATGAGGCGGAGAACTTCTCGACATCAGCCTTGAGTTCTTCAATGTCCTTGTTGTTCACCAAACCCTTGTTGAAGTCCTTGAGTAGTTTTCCATGCTCCTTCTGGATTTTCAAGGTGAGAGTTACGGCCCTGTGAAGGAATTCCCCTATCTTCTCAAAATCCTTCTCAACCAAACCTCTCGAGGTCATAGCCGGGGCACCTGTCGTTAAACCATCACATAACTTGTTTCAGGACAAATGTAGCAAGGATGTCTATGAATACCGTACTTCCATGGTCGATAAGTACAATGTGATATTTCATTCCATGCAGAAATTTATATAGCAGAGGAAAAGCCAATTTATATAGCAGTTCTTACCGATTCTTACTCCTCCAGGAGCCAAGGCACTGCTGTCACCAAAAACAGCATTCTTGTTCACAGTAATGTTGCACAGGTCGCAAAGCTTCTCAACCTTGTTGCCTGAAGAACATCATCAAAGAGTTAGAATTGTATTAAGAGAAAAAGAAGTGCTTGTGGCCATCACATTTATCATTTGAGAAAATTGAACACTTTACCGGTCAAACCAAGAGGCCTGAGATCCCACAGAACAAGGTGGTTCTCTGTTCCTCCTGTGACAAGCTTGTAATCCTTGCTCATCAGGTAGTTTCCGAGGGCAACAGCGTTGGCCTTGACTTGTTTGGCGTATGCCTTGAACCCGGGTGTCATGGCCTGCTTAAGAGCAACAGCTAGGGCACCGATTTGGTGATTGTGAGGACCACCTTGAAGGGAGGGAAAAACAGCAAAGTTGACCTTGTCTTCAAAGTCGTAAACTGCACCCTCGGGCTGGCCCTTCTTGGGTGGTTTTGGTCCCTTCCTATAGAAGATCATACCAGCCCTAGGACCCCTCAAGCTCTTGTGGGTTGTGGTTGTGACAATGTCACAGTACTCAAAGGGATTTGCAGCTTCCTATACCCAAAGAAAGAGGGAAAAAAGCAAGGTAAACATACAACCTATTACGAGCACGGCAAAGCCAATAATTCAATACTACAAACAAGGCTGCACCGATTGGACAAAAAACAATGTCACTAATTATCCGAATGCAATACAATTTAGGGTTGAAAATGAAATTTAAGGGTGTGGTTTCAATGCTATGTAGCACTtacttagccgttggatttgatttcCGCAACTATTAGATCTTCTATTTCAATCATAGCCATTCATTTTCCATACCACTGTActattgaagaaaaattgaaaatttaccCCTGCTATAGCTTAAAGTTGAAACACAGATGCGTAAATCAAAAATTAGATTTTCATGAAACttcattgtttattaaaaatgaaaaagtaCGAAAATCCGAATCTAGCAAAACGACACAAGTCAATATCCAGGTCCATGAGCTTTTTCAATATGACCGGCACAtggatggtacatcacgtgtcattatacaaatgatgaaatatgtatgttaaaatgttaataacttgaaaaataaaatttcccaccacttacataacacgtgatgtaccattcgTGTTCCCGTCGCAATAAAAACACGAGCAGTGCAGATCTACTTCATAGTTaaataaccaaaagaaaattattttttccAATTTCGTCCCCTCAAGAACACACATGTTTTTACCAATTACGTCCATTTCCATTTGCATCCCAGTGCAAAAATGACCCAAATTTATCAGAATTTCCGGGACACAGATTTTGATGCAAAACAACATAACCAAAACATTGATAAGTAAATCAAATCAAAGGTGTTCAGATTGGATCATAAGAAATGCGAACGAATACAGATAACAATATAATCGAATCGAAATAAAAAACCAGATCTGCTGAACCAATCAAGTTAATCACATAAACCCAATTCATAAACATCAAAATTACGCAAACCCATCAGATCTGATAAACCAATGACACAGAAGATTCACAAAAAAGCACATACCTGAGCAGCAACAAGGCCGCTAATGTGAGCCATGTCGCAGAGCAAAAGAGCACCGCACTTATCCGCAACGGTGCGGAACCTTGCGTAATCCCAGTCCCTGGGGTACGCACTGCCACCGCAAATTATCAATTTTGGCCTGAAATCCAAGGCCTTCTCCTCCAACTTGTCGTAATCGATGAACCCAGTTGAGGAATTGACCTTGTACGGCAGACTCTCGAAGTAAATCGAGGTCGCCGAGATCTTCTTCCCTCCGGAAGTGTAGTACCCGTGGGTCAGGTGACCGCCTGAGGGAAGGTCCAATCCCATGATGCGGTCATGGGGCTCGAGGACGGCGGTGTAGGCGGCGAAGTTGGCGGGAGAACCGGAGTAGGGCTGAACGTTGACGCCCCATTTGGCGGCGTCGAGGTGGAAGGCCTGGAGGGCGCGCGAGCGGCACATGTTCTCGATCTCGTCGATGAACTCGTTGCCTCCGTAGTAGCGGTTGCCGGGCATGCCTTCGGAGTACTTGTTGGTGAGGGCGCTGCCGAGGGCCTCAATGACGGCGAAGGAGGTGAAGTTTTCGGAGGCAATGAGCTCGATTCCTCGGCATTGGCGGCGCTTCTCCTTCTCGATGAGGTCGTGGATCTCGGGGTCCACGCTCTCCAGGGAGGAGTTGCCCCACGCGTTTACTGGTTCCATGGGGACGgatcggagaagaagaaaggaggaggaagaaaaacggaggcagagaagagagagagagagagagagagagaggtggttgTGGGGTGGTGGTGGCAAACCGACGATTGGGGTTTATAGGGCTTGCATTTGCTGAAAATACCATTTTGTCCTTTTGGGATTGTTATGTGTGGTTGGTAATGTGGATTAGTGGCTTCATCCTCCATTTCACAATGCctttctgttttttctttttttggtcaattaggttttcattttcttattcaaaaggatttttttgtttattacaagctaataatattataatttagaATAGAAACGAAAATGATTTGAATTCGAGACGCGATAATTTGAAAATGATAACTTAATTCGATATAAGGTACTCGGCCAATTGTTATTCACAAGAACTTTTAAGATTTCAACATTCTTTTACTATTTAACTATTTTTATCTCTCAAACATTTTTAGAAATATACAACGAGCTAGCTCGCTTTGACCCAACCGATTTACGATTGGTGTAATCGTATTTTGTATGAGTCTATTCATAAATTGGTCAATTTGGGTATTTTCTATTACGttttcatttccaaaagttttgggatgtttttgtaTTGTCTTTGGACTTCGGGccttttgttttaagttgttataCACAACTCAAACTAAAAAGCCAATGGGGATATAGTACCTCATGTTTAAAGATTAATTACATTATTGCATCGATTTATAGAGTTTCTAATTCGACATATAATAAGAGTAAAACATTCATATAAGAACTCTCATTTGATCACGTTTACTGAACTAACGCTCCATTTAGCATCTACATACTTAGTAACTTCATACAAATGACTTGACATGAATTACTCTTTTGAATTAGAAGACATAATATGTACGTATCATTACAGATACAATTAGGAACATTTAGATATGAGTATGACTGTATGAGAGAGAAATGTCTCATGAATCTGACTTTTTTAGATTATATTCTCTCATGTTTAAACATATAATTCTTAATGAGATAGTTATAAACAATAACCTTGCATGTTAATTACactaaataaatttaatatttgAAATGTTTGTGAATATCTTCTTATAACTGGCTTTTATGGCACACTTCCAATAACCTCTATAGTATTCCAACgaggttttttcttttcttttctttgtatgttCCTACAAATTAAGATTGATATTTCCTTTTTAGAAACTCGTTAACAGATTTTCTAACAGTTGTAcgaaattcaaattaaaaaaatagtaataattaaatgtatgtaattgaagtgtttttaaatataTTGTATGAAGTTGCAATTGCATCCAAACATGAGaatataaaatgtaatttatccaaactaaattAGGTTACGTTGTTGGTATTTTATAGACTAACAGTTCAAATGGTTACCAAATGCCCTTGAATTCTACTGCTGAATTTGTTCTATAGAGAACAATTGTAGAAGAGatctaaaacaaacaaaaaaaacaatataattgTTGAGTCACATTGCATTTTCATTGACGTTCAAACTTTGATCATAGCTCTCAACTGGAACTTGCCTTTTGGACTAAATTCTTGACCGGACCTTGAGACAAAAGTAGGTTTTAGGAGTTGGTGATGTGGTTCACTACCAACTTGTGAAGAAGAATATTCATTCTGCGGTGAGAACATTTTTGTTCGCCACCTTCAATTCCAAGTGATGTTGATGTTCACCCGTTTATTTATCATCATTGGATGAATTTAAATATCAAGACATATTTATGTAGTTGATAAAataaatcttaaaatttaaacaCA harbors:
- the LOC126618702 gene encoding serine hydroxymethyltransferase 4, whose protein sequence is MEPVNAWGNSSLESVDPEIHDLIEKEKRRQCRGIELIASENFTSFAVIEALGSALTNKYSEGMPGNRYYGGNEFIDEIENMCRSRALQAFHLDAAKWGVNVQPYSGSPANFAAYTAVLEPHDRIMGLDLPSGGHLTHGYYTSGGKKISATSIYFESLPYKVNSSTGFIDYDKLEEKALDFRPKLIICGGSAYPRDWDYARFRTVADKCGALLLCDMAHISGLVAAQEAANPFEYCDIVTTTTHKSLRGPRAGMIFYRKGPKPPKKGQPEGAVYDFEDKVNFAVFPSLQGGPHNHQIGALAVALKQAMTPGFKAYAKQVKANAVALGNYLMSKDYKLVTGGTENHLVLWDLRPLGLTGNKVEKLCDLCNITVNKNAVFGDSSALAPGGVRIGAPAMTSRGLVEKDFEKIGEFLHRAVTLTLKIQKEHGKLLKDFNKGLVNNKDIEELKADVEKFSASFDMPGFSLADMKYKD